Proteins encoded together in one Hymenobacter monticola window:
- a CDS encoding cytochrome-c peroxidase codes for MARFFSASLALGLAGLLAGCQLPDVAAAPDATVPGTEVPANFPVPRYAAADNPPDAATFALGRSLFYDPLLSRDGTISCGSCHQQFVAFAHAGHRLSHGVDSRLGTRNAPALQNLRWKPNLLWDGGASHLETMPLAPITNPVEMDETLANVLRKLNANAGYTRRFAQVYGPGPIDSYQFLRALAQFTAALTSANSRYDHYVRGEGTATLSPAELQGRQLVVQKCASCHATDLFTDESFRNNGLNATFGADSGRAHITGRTSDVGRFKVPSLRNVALTPPYMHDGRFNTLEEVLAHYDHGVIASPTLDAALRPAGGPVGIPLTAVEQASIIAFLKTLTDEEFLHDSRLAEQP; via the coding sequence ATGGCTCGCTTTTTCAGCGCCTCGCTGGCCCTGGGGCTGGCGGGGCTGCTGGCCGGGTGCCAACTGCCCGATGTGGCGGCGGCGCCGGATGCCACGGTGCCGGGCACCGAGGTGCCCGCCAACTTCCCTGTCCCGCGGTATGCCGCCGCCGACAACCCGCCCGACGCGGCCACGTTTGCCCTGGGCCGTTCCCTGTTCTACGACCCGCTGCTCTCGCGCGACGGCACCATTTCGTGCGGCAGCTGCCACCAGCAGTTCGTGGCCTTTGCCCACGCGGGCCACCGCCTGAGCCACGGCGTCGACAGCCGCCTGGGCACCCGCAACGCGCCGGCCCTGCAAAACCTGCGCTGGAAGCCCAACCTGCTCTGGGACGGCGGCGCCAGCCACCTCGAAACCATGCCCTTGGCCCCCATCACCAACCCGGTGGAAATGGACGAGACGCTGGCCAACGTGCTGCGCAAGCTGAACGCCAATGCCGGCTACACCCGGCGCTTTGCGCAGGTGTACGGCCCCGGACCCATCGACTCGTACCAGTTTCTGCGGGCGCTGGCGCAGTTCACGGCGGCGCTCACGTCGGCCAATTCGCGCTACGACCACTACGTGCGCGGCGAAGGCACGGCCACGCTCAGCCCGGCCGAACTGCAGGGGCGGCAGCTGGTGGTGCAGAAGTGCGCCAGCTGCCACGCCACGGATTTGTTTACCGACGAGTCGTTTCGCAACAACGGGCTGAATGCCACGTTCGGAGCCGACTCGGGCCGGGCGCACATCACCGGGCGTACTTCCGACGTAGGCCGCTTCAAGGTGCCCAGCCTGCGCAACGTGGCCCTCACGCCGCCCTACATGCATGACGGCCGCTTCAACACCCTCGAAGAAGTGCTGGCGCACTACGACCACGGCGTCATTGCCTCGCCCACGCTCGATGCTGCGCTGCGGCCGGCGGGCGGCCCGGTGGGCATTCCGCTCACGGCCGTCGAGCAGGCCAGCATCATTGCCTTTCTGAAGACGCTCACCGACGAGGAGTTCCTCCACGACTCCCGGCTGGCCGAGCAGCCCTGA
- a CDS encoding MbnP family protein: MKRFFISAFACPLVFAALALTGCKKDEPAPSQTGTVALAFEQTVGTAPLTLSTQTYTTPSGDQFRVSMFRQYISNVKFNKADGTTYAVPESYYLVDAAVSSSQEVTIKDVPVGDYTGVTFTIGVDSARNVSGVQKGALDPNNNMFWDWNSGYVFTKLEGYSPQSSTGGLVFHIGGFKSPNNTIRTVSPAFPSGTKLLVRNDHNPEIHYNVDVMKMFTGPNIVRFATLSNTMGGPNAVRVANNYTAGMFSVEHIHAN; the protein is encoded by the coding sequence ATGAAACGTTTTTTCATTTCTGCTTTTGCCTGCCCGCTCGTTTTCGCCGCCCTTGCCCTGACAGGCTGCAAAAAAGACGAGCCCGCCCCCAGCCAAACCGGCACGGTAGCCCTCGCTTTTGAGCAAACCGTGGGCACGGCGCCGCTCACCCTGAGCACGCAGACTTATACTACGCCGTCTGGCGACCAGTTCAGGGTCAGCATGTTCCGGCAGTACATCTCCAACGTGAAGTTCAACAAGGCCGACGGCACCACCTATGCCGTGCCAGAGAGCTATTACCTGGTGGATGCGGCCGTGAGCAGCTCGCAGGAGGTGACCATCAAAGACGTGCCCGTGGGCGACTACACCGGGGTAACATTCACCATTGGCGTGGACAGCGCCCGCAACGTGTCGGGGGTCCAGAAAGGCGCGCTCGACCCTAATAACAACATGTTCTGGGACTGGAACTCGGGTTACGTCTTCACCAAGCTGGAGGGGTACTCGCCGCAGTCGTCCACCGGCGGGCTGGTGTTTCACATCGGGGGCTTCAAGTCGCCCAACAACACGATTCGCACGGTATCGCCGGCCTTCCCTTCGGGCACCAAGCTGCTGGTGCGCAACGACCACAATCCCGAAATCCACTACAACGTGGACGTGATGAAGATGTTCACGGGCCCCAACATCGTGCGTTTTGCCACGCTCTCGAACACTATGGGCGGTCCTAACGCGGTGCGGGTAGCCAACAACTACACGGCCGGCATGTTCTCGGTAGAGCACATCCACGCCAATTAA